From Cellulomonas oligotrophica, a single genomic window includes:
- a CDS encoding GTP-binding protein, which produces MAFPPSDAAVAAPAGNAGAVAPTVVKIVVAGGFAVGKTTFIGSISDIEPMNTEAAMTEHSVGVDDAGGQTERKNTTTVAMDFGRIALPGQLWLYLFGTPGQDRFLFMWDDLVRGAIGAVVLVDTDRLDQCFPAVDYFESRGIPFVVGVNCFDGIAKHQLEDVREALAIPAHVPVLYTDARSRAATKQALIALVQLAMERLRSR; this is translated from the coding sequence ATGGCATTTCCGCCCTCTGACGCCGCCGTCGCCGCTCCGGCGGGGAACGCCGGCGCAGTCGCCCCCACAGTCGTCAAGATCGTCGTCGCCGGTGGCTTCGCCGTCGGCAAGACGACCTTCATCGGGTCGATCTCCGACATCGAGCCCATGAACACCGAGGCCGCGATGACCGAGCACTCGGTCGGCGTCGACGACGCCGGTGGCCAGACCGAGCGCAAGAACACGACCACGGTCGCCATGGACTTCGGCCGCATCGCGCTGCCGGGCCAGCTGTGGCTGTACCTGTTCGGCACGCCCGGCCAGGACCGCTTCCTCTTCATGTGGGACGACCTGGTGCGCGGCGCGATCGGCGCCGTCGTCCTGGTCGACACGGACCGCCTGGACCAGTGCTTCCCGGCCGTCGACTACTTCGAGTCGCGCGGCATCCCGTTCGTCGTCGGCGTGAACTGCTTCGACGGCATCGCCAAGCACCAGCTCGAGGACGTGCGCGAGGCGCTCGCGATCCCCGCGCACGTACCGGTGCTCTACACGGACGCGCGTTCGCGCGCGGCGACCAAGCAGGCGCTCATCGCGCTCGTGCAGCTCGCCATGGAGCGTCTGCGCTCGCGCTGA
- a CDS encoding YbaK/EbsC family protein, whose translation MSLDLARAHLARFGRADDVIVTERSSATVELAAQALGVEPARIAKTLSFRGPEPGTALLVVVAGDARVDNAAFRAAFGVKARMLGGDEVEELTGHAPGGVCPFGNPPSATVRLDTSLQRFASVFPACGDAASAIELTCDELAHVTGDPGWVTVSRLP comes from the coding sequence GTGTCCCTCGACCTCGCCCGGGCCCACCTGGCGCGCTTCGGCCGTGCCGACGACGTGATCGTGACCGAGCGCTCGAGCGCGACGGTCGAGCTGGCGGCGCAGGCGCTGGGGGTCGAGCCGGCGCGCATCGCCAAGACCCTGAGCTTCCGGGGCCCGGAGCCCGGGACCGCCCTGCTCGTCGTGGTCGCCGGCGACGCGCGTGTCGACAACGCGGCGTTCCGGGCGGCGTTCGGCGTCAAGGCCCGGATGCTCGGCGGCGACGAGGTCGAGGAGCTCACGGGGCACGCACCCGGCGGGGTGTGCCCGTTCGGCAACCCGCCGTCCGCGACGGTGCGGCTCGACACGTCGCTGCAGCGGTTCGCGAGCGTGTTCCCCGCGTGCGGCGACGCGGCGTCGGCGATCGAGCTGACGTGCGACGAGCTCGCGCACGTCACGGGCGACCCGGGCTGGGTGACGGTCTCGCGGCTGCCCTGA
- the trxA gene encoding thioredoxin, with the protein MSTVELTSETFTATVQQDGIVLVDWWASWCGPCRMFAPVFEAASQAHPDVVFAKVDTEAEQALAGAAGISSIPTLMIFRDGVPLFSQPGALPASALEDLVQQARALDMDEVRRQVAATAAH; encoded by the coding sequence ATGTCCACCGTCGAGCTGACGTCCGAGACCTTCACCGCCACGGTCCAGCAGGACGGCATCGTCCTCGTCGACTGGTGGGCGTCCTGGTGCGGCCCGTGCCGCATGTTCGCGCCCGTCTTCGAGGCCGCGTCGCAGGCGCACCCCGACGTGGTGTTCGCCAAGGTCGACACCGAGGCAGAGCAGGCCCTCGCCGGCGCCGCCGGCATCTCGTCGATCCCGACGCTCATGATCTTCCGGGACGGCGTCCCGCTGTTCTCCCAGCCTGGCGCGCTGCCGGCGTCCGCGCTCGAGGACCTCGTGCAGCAGGCCCGTGCGCTCGACATGGACGAGGTCCGCCGCCAGGTCGCCGCGACCGCCGCCCACTGA
- a CDS encoding right-handed parallel beta-helix repeat-containing protein — MRTTTTTTAAAVLVAGVCATLVAGPAHAAGPAPSCGDTLTQDTVLAADLTCAEGDGLVLAPGVTLDLGGHALTGHGRSAGSGVVAPAQGVVTVTNGVVRGWHRGITAHEDPGSPSPEGLGGTLYVDRVVVEDTTYGIRARGRVDGQHKRVVVDRSTIRGDGNGTGILVHHGTVDTRRSTVQRHAVGIQAGESRVTLSRSVVRDNGTGAATEQTRLEITSSSLVGNRFGVYTSYADDLFVSHSEMLHNGRGLFLAASDGTARVQDTTFARNDVGIDQTGNLALVRRVTFRENGTGYRVAAGTWAGPWQQMSEVVDSTFTDGGDGLVSAQDGLRVGGNGASGNSGRGIHAPGATDLGGNTASGNGTEPQCVGVSCTPGG; from the coding sequence ATGCGCACCACCACCACCACCACCGCAGCCGCCGTCCTCGTCGCCGGCGTCTGCGCGACGCTCGTCGCCGGACCGGCCCACGCCGCCGGGCCGGCACCGTCGTGCGGCGACACGCTCACGCAGGACACCGTGCTCGCCGCCGACCTGACCTGCGCCGAGGGTGACGGGCTCGTCCTGGCGCCGGGGGTCACGCTCGACCTCGGCGGCCACGCGCTCACCGGTCACGGCCGGTCCGCCGGCTCGGGCGTCGTCGCGCCCGCGCAGGGTGTCGTCACGGTCACCAACGGCGTCGTCCGCGGGTGGCACCGGGGCATCACCGCCCACGAGGACCCCGGCTCGCCGTCGCCGGAGGGGCTCGGCGGCACGCTCTACGTCGACCGGGTGGTCGTCGAGGACACGACCTACGGGATCCGGGCGCGCGGGCGCGTCGACGGGCAGCACAAGCGGGTCGTCGTCGACCGCTCGACCATCCGTGGCGACGGCAACGGCACGGGCATCCTCGTCCACCACGGCACGGTCGACACCCGCCGCAGCACCGTGCAGCGCCACGCCGTCGGGATCCAGGCGGGCGAGTCCCGGGTGACGCTGAGCCGGTCCGTCGTGCGCGACAACGGCACCGGCGCCGCCACCGAGCAGACCCGCCTGGAGATCACGTCCTCCTCCCTCGTCGGCAACCGGTTCGGCGTCTACACCAGCTACGCGGACGACCTCTTCGTCAGCCACTCGGAGATGCTGCACAACGGGCGCGGGCTCTTCCTCGCGGCCTCCGACGGCACCGCGCGCGTGCAGGACACGACGTTCGCGCGCAACGACGTCGGCATCGACCAGACGGGCAACCTGGCGCTCGTGCGGCGGGTGACGTTCCGCGAGAACGGCACCGGGTACCGGGTCGCGGCCGGCACCTGGGCGGGGCCGTGGCAGCAGATGAGCGAGGTCGTCGACAGCACGTTCACCGACGGCGGGGACGGGCTGGTCTCCGCCCAGGACGGTCTGCGGGTGGGCGGCAACGGCGCGTCGGGCAACTCCGGGCGCGGCATCCACGCCCCCGGTGCGACCGACCTCGGCGGCAACACCGCGTCGGGCAACGGGACCGAGCCGCAGTGCGTCGGGGTCTCCTGCACGCCCGGCGGCTGA
- a CDS encoding alpha/beta hydrolase, whose amino-acid sequence MAAAQLPTLDGTAPHARGVVHLGVPYAERSGRTLHLQVLWPPLEDEDSPATFPTVVYVQGSGWREQMLGRTLLELGELARRGYVVAVVEHRPSVVAPFPAQVADARTAVAFLREHAATYRVDPARMVLAGDSSGGHTAVMAVLTDGDPAYCDEPTAEPLGLRAVVDLSGPTDIAHLDPDPTSTAHTAPDSPEGLLLGGVDVRENPDRAAAATPMTHVRPASEVTLPPLLILHGDADDVVPFEHSVLLHDALRDAGHRVTLYRLAGAGHGTGGFWAPATLDVVDDFLRAATA is encoded by the coding sequence ATGGCAGCAGCGCAGCTCCCGACCCTCGACGGCACCGCCCCGCACGCGCGCGGCGTCGTCCACCTCGGCGTGCCCTACGCCGAGAGGTCCGGCCGCACCCTGCACCTGCAGGTGCTGTGGCCGCCGCTCGAGGACGAGGACTCCCCCGCCACGTTCCCCACGGTCGTGTACGTGCAGGGCTCCGGCTGGCGCGAGCAGATGCTCGGACGCACGCTGCTCGAGCTCGGCGAGCTCGCCCGGCGCGGGTACGTCGTCGCGGTGGTCGAGCACCGGCCCTCCGTCGTGGCGCCCTTCCCCGCCCAGGTCGCCGACGCCCGGACGGCCGTGGCGTTTCTGCGCGAGCACGCCGCGACCTACCGCGTCGACCCCGCGCGGATGGTGCTGGCCGGCGACTCGTCCGGCGGGCACACCGCCGTGATGGCCGTGCTCACCGACGGCGACCCGGCGTACTGCGACGAGCCGACCGCCGAGCCGCTCGGCCTGCGCGCCGTCGTCGACCTGTCCGGCCCCACGGACATCGCCCACCTCGACCCCGACCCGACGAGCACCGCGCACACCGCCCCCGACAGCCCCGAGGGCCTGCTGCTGGGCGGCGTCGACGTCCGGGAGAACCCCGACCGCGCGGCGGCCGCCACGCCCATGACCCACGTGCGCCCCGCGTCCGAGGTCACGCTGCCGCCGCTGCTGATCCTGCACGGCGACGCCGACGACGTCGTGCCGTTCGAGCACAGCGTTCTGCTGCACGACGCCCTGCGCGACGCCGGCCACCGCGTGACCCTCTACCGGCTGGCCGGCGCCGGCCACGGCACGGGCGGGTTCTGGGCACCGGCGACCCTCGACGTCGTCGACGACTTCCTGCGCGCCGCGACGGCGTGA